The proteins below come from a single Nitrospirota bacterium genomic window:
- a CDS encoding PIN domain-containing protein, translating to MIVFVDTSAWVAIADKNDQYAAEASNLYKDLIFKREQLTTSDFVLVETYNLLSQTIGSKATVSFGNKLKAIPFLKLISITLSDWERAWEILDKYGDKNFSFTDCTSFALMERLKLRDAFTFDAHFTRYGFSRIP from the coding sequence ATGATAGTATTTGTTGATACAAGCGCATGGGTTGCGATTGCAGACAAAAATGACCAGTATGCAGCAGAAGCAAGCAACCTTTATAAAGACCTTATCTTTAAACGAGAGCAACTTACCACTTCTGATTTCGTTCTTGTAGAAACCTACAATCTCCTTTCGCAAACCATAGGAAGCAAAGCCACAGTAAGTTTTGGCAATAAACTAAAGGCTATCCCTTTTTTAAAATTAATTTCAATAACTCTCAGTGATTGGGAAAGAGCATGGGAAATCCTTGACAAGTATGGGGATAAGAATTTTTCTTTTACAGATTGCACAAGCTTTGCTTTAATGGAACGATTAAAACTTAGAGATGCTTTTACTTTTGACGCTCACTTCACTCGGTATGGGTTTAGTCGAATCCCATAA
- a CDS encoding alcohol dehydrogenase catalytic domain-containing protein: MKVAKLYSFNDIRIEDIPIPEIGLGDALIKTHACGICSGDVMPWYIEKKAPVVIGHEPTGEIVEVGKDVTSFKPDSRVFTHHHAPCFTCRFCRRGDYVQCETWKNTKIIPGGISEYILIPQINLENDTLRLPDTLSYEDGTLIEPTACVVKALKRVAIRRGDTVLVIGLGFMGQLNVLLARKYGAGRIIGADMVQFRLNKAKELGADEVIDVSKDKLIDALKELTEGEMVDVVVVGPNSAEAMKQGIECTGAGGKVLFFTPAKPDEKLIIDPNELYFKDINIVTSYSCGPTDTVDALEIIENGIVSAEKLVTHRFPIEKTAEAFRLTAEAKDSLKSVIVFE, encoded by the coding sequence ATGAAAGTTGCTAAACTCTACAGTTTTAATGATATCAGGATTGAGGATATTCCAATTCCGGAAATTGGTCTTGGAGACGCCCTCATAAAGACACATGCCTGCGGCATATGTTCCGGCGATGTGATGCCGTGGTATATAGAGAAAAAGGCTCCGGTTGTCATCGGGCATGAGCCCACAGGCGAGATAGTGGAAGTCGGCAAAGACGTTACTTCATTTAAACCCGACAGCAGGGTGTTCACGCATCACCATGCACCGTGTTTTACATGCAGGTTCTGCAGGCGCGGTGATTATGTCCAGTGCGAGACATGGAAAAACACAAAGATAATTCCCGGAGGGATTTCAGAATATATTCTCATACCTCAGATTAATCTTGAAAATGATACACTGCGCCTTCCTGATACGCTCAGCTACGAAGACGGCACTTTGATAGAGCCAACTGCATGTGTTGTTAAAGCTCTGAAAAGAGTCGCCATAAGAAGAGGAGATACTGTCCTTGTTATAGGGCTTGGCTTCATGGGACAGTTAAATGTCCTGCTTGCAAGGAAATACGGCGCAGGCAGAATCATCGGAGCTGACATGGTTCAGTTCAGGCTTAATAAGGCAAAGGAACTCGGCGCAGACGAGGTGATTGATGTTTCAAAAGACAAGCTCATTGATGCCCTTAAAGAATTAACTGAAGGAGAGATGGTGGATGTGGTTGTGGTCGGGCCGAACAGCGCCGAAGCAATGAAACAGGGAATTGAATGCACAGGCGCAGGAGGAAAAGTCTTATTCTTTACGCCTGCAAAGCCTGATGAGAAACTTATAATTGACCCGAATGAACTCTATTTCAAAGATATAAATATTGTTACAAGTTACTCCTGCGGCCCTACAGACACAGTGGATGCGCTTGAAATAATAGAGAACGGAATTGTAAGCGCTGAAAAGCTTGTTACGCACAGATTCCCGATAGAAAAAACTGCCGAGGCATTCAGATTAACGGCAGAGGCAAAGGATTCGCTAAAGAGCGTTATTGTGTTTGAATAG
- a CDS encoding winged helix-turn-helix transcriptional regulator: MLEGLFGNVIIEKILFFLYVYGEGYPMGMARVFGVPVNRIQQQLKRLENGGVVASRLVGKVRLYTFNPRFPLLKELKELTARAYEFVPKNEKDRYFTMRRRPRRAGKPL; encoded by the coding sequence ATGCTGGAAGGATTGTTCGGGAATGTAATAATTGAGAAAATTCTGTTCTTTCTCTATGTATATGGCGAGGGGTATCCCATGGGCATGGCAAGGGTCTTTGGAGTGCCGGTAAACAGAATCCAGCAACAGCTTAAACGGCTTGAGAACGGCGGGGTTGTCGCAAGCCGGCTTGTCGGAAAGGTAAGGCTCTATACATTTAACCCGAGATTCCCTCTTCTGAAGGAACTAAAGGAGTTGACGGCAAGGGCTTATGAATTTGTTCCTAAAAATGAAAAAGACAGATATTTCACTATGCGCAGAAGGCCGAGAAGGGCAGGAAAACCATTGTGA